The Nitrosospira multiformis ATCC 25196 region GAAGAGTGCAAAGGGATATAAATGGCGATTTTAATTGATGAGAACACACGGATCATAGTTCAGGGTTTCACCGGCAAGATCGGTACCTTTCATGCACAGGATATGATCAATTACGGTTCCAACATTGTCGGCGGCGTAACCCCCGGTAAAGGGGGGCAACAGCATCTGGGGCGACCGGTTTTCAATACGGTGAAAGAGGCTGTTCAGCAAGTCGGTGCGAATGCAAGCATCGTGTTTGTGCCTCCGGCATTTGCAGCGGACTCGATCATGGAAGCAGCCGACGCAGGCATCAAATATTGCGTTGCCATTACTGACGGTATTCCTACGCAGGATATGATGACGGTCAAGAACTTTTTACGCCGCTTTCCTATCGAAGAACGCATGGTACTTACCGGGCCGAATTGTGCGGGTACGATCAGCCCGGGCAGGGCGATGCTGGGAATCATGCCGGGCCATATCTACATGGCGGGTGATGTGGGCGTCGTTGGCCGTTCCGGAACCTTGGGGTATGAAGCCGCAGATCAAATGCGGACATTGGGCATCGGCATATCGACATCGGTCGGGATTGGCGGAGACCCGATTATTGGCAGTTCCCATCGCGATATTCTGGAGAGATTCGAAGAGGATCCCGAAACAAAAGTAGTGGTCATGATTGGAGAAATTGGAGGACCCCAGGAAGTCGAGGCAGGCATTTTCTCCAGAGACTACATGAGCAAACCCCTGGTGGCGTATATTGCCGGACTGACCGCACCGGAAGGGCGTCGCATGGGACATGCGGGTGCGATTATCTCCGCGGCGGGTGAAAGCGCTGCGGAAAAAGTTGCCATCTTGAAAGAACTTGGGGTCACCATTTCCCCCACTCCTTCAGCCATAGGGGAGACAGTCGCAAAGGTCTTGGCTAAGATGTAAGCGCGCAAAAGATTTTGCCCCGCACTTTTTGAAATGAACGTGGAGGCTTGATATGTCAATCTGGATGACAGCGTTAAAAATCATTCCCTGGGGGAATGTGGTGGAATCCGCACCGCATATCGTAAAGGCGGCCAAACACCTTTTTTCTGCCACAAAGAAGGAAACAGCCGATTTCTCGGCCGATTGGCAGACAGGAGATATCTCCGGCAGCCTGGATAAACGCGTTCGTTTCTTGGAGGCAAAACTCATCGAGTTGAGCGATGAGCAAAGGTCTTCTGCCGAATTGATAAAGTCGCTCGCCGAGCAGAACGCCCTGATGGTCGAGGCAATCGAGGTTTTTCGAGTTCGTGTGAAAATGTTGCTTACTGTTTGTATCCTGCTTCTGGGGGGGTTTGCCGCTGTCATATTCAGGCTCGTGGTCTGATTTCAATTTTCTTGACATGGGATGTGTGTCCGGTTAGGCTACGCGCTGTTTTGGTCTGACCCCGTTACGTGGGTCTTTCCGGGCGCAGCGGATATGTGCAGGGGAGGCCGTATTCAATATGGATGCGGTGATGCAGATATCCGGGGAACATTGAATGATTTCGCGGAATTGCAGCATTTTTTGCGCCTTCCGGTTATCCCGATTTTACTCTGCGACGTCCTTTCGCAAGGACTTGTTCAACGTTCCTGATAAACAACAACATCATTACGGAGTAAAGGAGAGAAGCAGATGTTAATGAAGCCTTGGCTGAGGCTGGTTACGCTTGCGTGTGGGGTGCTGTTTGCGGGCGCCACGTGGGCTAACTTTCCCAGCGTTCCCAAAGAGACGTATAAGGCGCTGAAGCTGGAGCAGTCGGCCTCGCCGAAGGAACTGCATTCGGCGCTGGTGAAGCGATACAAGGATCCTGCGCAGGGAGCGGGGCGCGGCACGCTGGCGAAGTACTGGGAGCCGATCCCGATGAGCATGTACTTTGACCCTGCCTCGTACTACAAGCCGCCGACCTCGATGAAGGAAGTAGCGGCGCGTGAGGAATGCGTCAAATGCCACACGGACGAATCGCCGGTATGGGTGAGTGCGTGGAAGCGGAGCACGCACGCGAACCTGGACAAGATCCGGAACCTGAAGCCTGAAGACCCGACGTACTACAAGAAGGCGAAGCTTGAAGACGTGGAGAAGAATCTTCGCTCGATGGGCAAGCTTGGGGCCAACGACAAGCTCAAGGAAGTAGGATGCATCGACTGTCACGTTGACATCAACAAGAAGGACAAGGCAGACCACATGAAGGATCTGCGGATGCCGACGGCGGACGTATGCGGCACCTGCCACCTGCAGGAATTTGCCGAACGCGAATCCGAGCGCGACACGCTGGTATGGCCGAACAAGCAATGGCCGCAGGGACGCCCCTCGCACTCGCTGGACTGGAAGGCCAACGTAGAAGTAGCGGTATTTGCCTCCATGCCGCAGCGCGAGATTGCCGA contains the following coding sequences:
- the sucD gene encoding succinate--CoA ligase subunit alpha, whose product is MAILIDENTRIIVQGFTGKIGTFHAQDMINYGSNIVGGVTPGKGGQQHLGRPVFNTVKEAVQQVGANASIVFVPPAFAADSIMEAADAGIKYCVAITDGIPTQDMMTVKNFLRRFPIEERMVLTGPNCAGTISPGRAMLGIMPGHIYMAGDVGVVGRSGTLGYEAADQMRTLGIGISTSVGIGGDPIIGSSHRDILERFEEDPETKVVVMIGEIGGPQEVEAGIFSRDYMSKPLVAYIAGLTAPEGRRMGHAGAIISAAGESAAEKVAILKELGVTISPTPSAIGETVAKVLAKM